In Cryptococcus gattii WM276 chromosome N, complete sequence, a single window of DNA contains:
- a CDS encoding Hypothetical Protein (Similar to TIGR gene model, INSD accession AAW47089.1) yields MDADNDATSPLQSAPAGPSTAASRKIPIKVSCLQCRAAKRKCNTLGAHTTCRRCQGHNLSCEYTPPNRRGRKKKAPSESHSKLGNSIHSLSVSGPPSRASVGPGEALPAGDNDTSGFCGSITGPSQQFPTNVQLQRYNTAINNDASIRTLNGSVESSPLDRQSAVHSRSSTDRLGSMPAEGTKGRFDIHYSHVIPGEKNSLPSNATNKDVLAQQQELLIQKLRPECPDPVTAGFLSEQDILEIFDFYFRHLNAAVAILDPVLHTPKYCRRHSPLLFTAVVTVTVRVIRPNTYPQCLLLANKLVGQAVEFGLCSIEVVQALCLLTHWKKPDDETSYVRMGYAIRMAQLLQLNTKAPRPLPQDERQAREILSRERACLSIHHSLPKMITDDVEDPADWVAEHSHLPTPGESSFGPFITFSRMIRLYADSLGAMSGDPSNMRMLSWMDLEWTRWRGRWLKDNERYGFVQFQISAIHLCDAFFRFHICEYRLLFVARYESQGQVLDTSEPSPLSMAFTDCADAAMGIGGVILNDFVPYGYLAYCLNLTWSALAISAIWLAKNIEPMSGADRARVIRLLSDLQFAMEKASCSSDDMAAYTHRLLKHLLSGISPEWQLASFMTKPYHHPLNQTSGQAHHQSIPNTSVFTQNTSNTASSGPLNWAPSSAQELIQSYLWSQQPQNYFPAPATNTAPAQSSVGGQPDVSQLSGVMPGEFQNLFPANDDDLWKHLFPSGSI; encoded by the exons ATGGACGCCGACAATGACGCAACGAGTCCCCTTCAGTCAGCGCCAGCCGGCCCATCTACTGCTGCTTCTCGGAAAATACCAAT CAAAGTGAGCTGTCTACAGTGTAGAGCTGCCAAA AGGAAATGTAATACTCTTGGAGCCCATACAACCTGTCGACGATGTCAAGGACACAATCTTTCTTGCGAGTACACCCCTCCCAATCGTCGGGGGCGAAAAAAGAAGGCTCCTTCCGAAAGCCATTCTAAACTTGGAAACAGCATACATTCTTTGTCTGTCTCTGGCCCACCTAGTAGGGCCAGTGTGGGTCCTGGTGAAGCACTTCCTGCAGGAGACAACGACACTAGCGGTTTCTGTGGTTCAATTACCGGGCCTAGTCAGCAATTTCCAACCAATGTTCAGCTGCAACGCTATAATACTGCTATCAATAATGACGCATCTATACGCACCTTGAACGGGAGCGTCGAATCAAGCCCGCTTGATCGTCAATCAGCCGTACATAGCCGCTCATCCACAGACCGACTGGGATCAATGCCGGCTGAAGGGACCAAAGGCAGGTTTGACATACATTATTCTCATGTTATCCCTGGTGAAAAAAATTCTCTGC CATCAAACGCTACTAATAAAGACGTGCTCGCTCAACAGCAGGAATTACTTATCCAAAAATTGAGGCCTGAGTGCCCCGATCCAGTGACCGCTGGTTTTTTGAGCGAACAAGACATACTCGAGATCTTTGACTT TTACTTCCGTCACCTTAACGCTGCTGTCGCCATCCTTGACCCTGTCCTCCATACACCCAAATACTGCCGACGTCattctcctctcctcttcaccgCTGTCGTGACAGTGACCGTCAGAGTTATACGACCCAACACGTACCCTCAATGTCTGCTCCTCGCCAACAAACTTGTAGGGCAAGCTGTCGAATTTGGTTTATGCTCAATTGAAGTTGTACAAGCTTTATGTCTTCTGACCCATTGGAAGAAGCCAGATGACGAGACAAGCTACGTGAGGATGGGCTATGCCATTCGTATGGCTCAGCTGTTGCAATTGAACACGAAAGCTCCAAGGCCCTTGCCGCAAGATGAACGGCAGGCGAGGGAGATCCTGAGTCGTGAACGAGCTTG TCTCTCAATTCATCATTCCCTTCCAAAGATGATTACAGACGATGTGGAAGATCCCGCTGACTGGGTCGCTGAACACTCACATCTGCCAACTCCAGGAGAGTCTTCATTCGGACCGTTCATTACGTTCAGTAGAATGATCAGGCTTTATGCCGATAGTCTTGGGGCGATGAGTGGTGATCCTTCAAATATGAGAATGCTGAGCTGGATGGATCTGGAGTGGACAAGATGGAGAGGACGCTGGCTGAAAGATAACG AGCGATACGGCTTCGTTCAGTTCCAAATATCAGCGATTCATCTATGTGACGCCTTCTTCCGATTTCACATCTGCGAATACCGTTTACTGTTCGTCGCAAGGTACGAGTCGCAGGGACAAGTCTTAGACACTAGCGAGCCTTCACCATTGTCAATGGCTTTCACGGACTGCGCTGATGCAGCAATGGGAATTGGAGGAGTGATATTGAATGATTTTGTACCCTACGGGTATCTAGCTTACTGTTTGAACCTGACTTGGTCAGCATTGGCTATCAGTGCTATCTGGCTGGCCAAA AATATCGAACCTATGAGTGGCGCAGATCGAGCTCGTGTCATCCGTCTGCTCTCTGATCTTCAGTTCGCAATGGAAAAGGCATCATGTTCTAGCGATGACATGGCTGCTTATACACATCGACTCCTCAAACATCTACTCAGCGGCATCTCTCCCGAATGGCAACTTGCGTCATTCATGACGAAACCATACCATCATCCTTTGAATCAAACTTCAGGCCAAGCCCACCATCAAAGTATTCCGAACACTTCAGTGTTTACTCAGAACACCAGCAACACTGCTAGCAGTGGACCTCTTAATTGGGCGCCTTCGAGTGCCCAAGAACTCATCCAAAGTTATCTCTGGAGTCAACAGCCTCAGAACTACTTTCCGGCGCCTGCGACCAACACTGCACCCGCGCAATCTTCTGTGGGTGGACAACCGGATGTGAGTCAGCTTTCGGGGGTTATGCCAGGGGAATTCCAAAATCTTTTCCCGGCTAATGACGATGATCTTTG GAAACATCTTTTCCCATCCGGAAGTATATAA
- a CDS encoding Hypothetical protein (Similar to TIGR gene model, INSD accession AAW47093.1; CNN00710), whose translation MAVTKTSFDAAKHLEKQGWKGKGTALKNGHATRPLAVVQKKTLSGIGKDRDEAVPFWDHIFAATAANLFTPSASSSPAPASSSKWATLTPATVSGLSQSGSSSSSPAPPKQRLSISAQTRVSREMARRQLYSRFLRGKVFIPDDEVEIQESEEEWSKSKATEIKAVVERGIDGSSNAGKAERKGKKCKGDGEEETQEETNARKAEKKAKKAKEGKKSKKKDKGKQKEESGEEMKEKKRKTEKEKKEKEEGSKSQKADEENERKRKDKSVDERVDGVEKRNKKKRKCLESDDEIHKRKTSKG comes from the exons ATGGCCGTCACTAAGACCAGCTTCGATGCTGCGAAGCATTTGGAGAAGCAAGGATGGAAAGGCAAGGGCACTG CTTTGAAGAATGGTCATGCGACGAGGCCTTTGGCAGTTGtgcagaagaagacgtTATCAGGTATCGGAAAGGACCGTGATGAAGCCGTCCCTTTCTGGGATCA CATATTCGCGGCAACAGCAGCAAATCTCTTCACACCTTCTGCCTCTAGTTCTCCTGCCCCCGCGTCATCATCTAAATGGGCTACGTTAACGCCTGCTACGGTTTCTGGTCTCTCTCAATCTGGATCGTCTTCCTCATCACCTGCCCCTCCCAAACAAAGACTATCCATCAGCGCCCAGACTCGGGTCTCAAGGGAAATGGCTAGGCGGCAGCTTTACTCAAGATTCCTCAGAGGCAAAGTGTTTATCCCTGATGATGAGGTGGAGATCCaagaaagtgaagaagagtggaGTAAAAGCAAGGCAACAGAAATTAAGGCCGTCGTTGAACGAGGAATCGATGGTTCAAGCAACGCGGGTAAAGCTGAGAGAAAAGGCAAGAAATGCAAAGGAgatggggaggaggagacTCAGGAGGAGACGAATGCGCGAAAGGCAGAAAAGAAAGCTAAAAAGGCAAAAGAAGGCAAGAAGAGtaagaagaaggataagggaaaacaaaaagaagaaagtggggaggagatgaaagaaaagaagagaaaaacggaaaaggagaagaaagagaaggaggaaggaagtAAGAGTCAAAAGGCTGATGAAGAGAACGAGAGGAAACGCAAAGACAAGTCGGTGGATGAGAGAGTCGATGGCGtggagaaaaggaacaagaagaagaggaaatgTTTGGAGAGCGATGACGAGATCCACAAGCGTAAGACGAGCAAAGGTTAG
- a CDS encoding uncharacterized protein (Similar to TIGR gene model, INSD accession AAW47091.1): MSPSSPAGSSSSSLCYTNTLLALPDGPIPSSHPDLTSHTVSFIGGYPTFPALPSSSCSSKKVGNTPSEINCRICHKPIPLLAQVYCPPEDGENDRTIYVFACPRVGCQKREGSIRAWRASVRNEEYVRDVEEKRKAAEKAAQEERERARKNPFTVSEAAGPNGSALFGTAAPLFGGSSPNPFVPSPNPVPTMSSLSVSGDSLPASIASGPSKTLTPPIPAYHPVQYLSTIEEYIPPVDDDVSVASSDDDESPEQKAEWREEGWEKVLPRNVDEVFENFVRRLDQADGGKKQVLRYELGGVPLPYSSASPLTRKLFPGCEKPLAKDEELDLSALYTLKSIPTCPRCGGKRVFELQLVPSLINILRPHTISTTGEAPKASAPKAATEEERKKELAKLAAGVREEAIKDEEGEMEWGNILVYGCERDCVGVGEEWVGVEWEATLEL; encoded by the exons atgtctccttcatctcctgcaggatcatcctcgtcttcGTTATGCTATACGAATACCCTTCTTGCATTGCCTGATGGGCCCATTCCATCTTCACACCCTGATCTCACATCACACACTGTTTCTTTTATTGGTGGTTACCCCACTTTCCCTGctctcccttcttcatcctgCTCTTCTAAGAAAGTTGGCAATACGCCTTCAGAAATAAATTGTCGTATTTGTCATAAGCCGatccctcttcttgcccAAGTCTACTGTCCTCCAGAAGATGGTGAAAATGACCGAACAATTTACGTGTTTGCTTGTCCCAGAGTAGGTTGTCAGAAGCGAGAAGGAAGTATTCGTGCTTGGAGAGCGTCTGTCAGGAATGAGGAATATGTAAGAGACgttgaagagaagagaaaagcAGCGGAGAAGGCTGCTCAGGAAGAACGTGAGCGCGCTAGAAAAAATCCTTTCACT GTTAGTGAAGCCGCTGGACCCAATGGATCTGCTTTGTTCGGAACTGCCGCTCCTCTCTTTGGTGGCTCTTCCCCTAACCCTTTCGTGCCTTCTCCCAATCCTGTTCCCACTATGTCATCTCTATCCGTTTCCGGCGATTCATTGCCAGCTTCTATCGCTTCCGGTCCTTCCAAAACCCTCACACCGCCAATTCCCGCCTATCACCCTGTCCAATACCTCTCCACCATTGAGGAGTACATCCCCCCTGTTGACGATGACGTTTCCGTCGCTTCAtctgatgatgatgagagcCCCGAGCAAAAAGCCGaatggagagaagaaggttggGAGAAGGTTTTGCCTAGAAATGTCGACGAAGTGTTTGAAAATTTTGTGAGACGCTTAGATCAGGCCGACGGGGGTAAGAAGCAGGTTTTACGATACGAACTGGGGGGTGTACCATTGCCCTATTCTTCCGCCTCACCTTTGACCAGGAAGCTCTTCCCTGGCTGTGAAAAGCCTTTAGCCAAGGACGAGGAGCTCGACTTGTCTGCACTATATACCCTCAAATCTATTCCCACCTGTCCTAGGTGTGGTGGCAAGCGAGTATTTGAGCTTCAACTTGTTCCCTCTTTGATCAACATTCTTCGTCCTCATACCATTTCCACAACTGGTGAAGCGCCCAAAGCTTCGGCCCCCAAGGCCGCGacagaagaggagaggaaaaaagaatTGGCCAAGCTGGCTGCGGGTGTGAGGGAGGAGGCGATTAAGGACGAGGAGGGCGAGATGGAATGGGGAAATATTTTGGTATATGGTTGCGAAAGGGACTGTGTTGGTGTTGGTGAAGAGTGGGTTGGCGTCGAGTGGGAGGCCACTTTAGAATTGTAA